The following coding sequences lie in one Mesorhizobium sp. DCY119 genomic window:
- the trpA gene encoding tryptophan synthase subunit alpha, with the protein MSTRIERRFDKLKAEGRPALVTYFMGGDPDYETSLSIMKALPKAGSDVIELGMPFSDPMADGPAIQAAGLRALKAGQTLNKTLQMAREFRATDNETPIVLMGYYNPIYIHGVDRFLADAIDAGIDGLIVVDLPPEMDEELCVPAIKAGINFIRLATPTTDDKRLPKVLENTSGFVYYVSMTGITGSALADTSKVAEAVTRIKSHTDLPVCVGFGVKTAEQARVIGASADGVVVGTAIVNAVANVIGPRGEMTANPAEAVATLVNGLAQGVRSARLAAAQ; encoded by the coding sequence ATGAGCACCCGCATCGAACGCCGCTTCGACAAGCTCAAGGCCGAAGGCCGCCCCGCGCTCGTCACCTATTTCATGGGAGGCGACCCCGACTACGAAACGTCGCTCTCCATCATGAAAGCGCTGCCCAAGGCCGGCAGCGACGTGATCGAGCTTGGCATGCCTTTTTCCGACCCGATGGCCGATGGCCCGGCGATCCAGGCCGCCGGACTGCGCGCGCTGAAGGCTGGCCAGACGCTGAACAAGACGCTGCAGATGGCGCGCGAGTTTCGCGCCACCGACAATGAAACGCCGATCGTGCTGATGGGCTATTACAACCCGATCTATATCCACGGCGTCGACCGTTTCCTTGCCGACGCCATCGACGCCGGCATAGACGGGCTGATCGTGGTCGACCTGCCGCCGGAAATGGACGAAGAGCTTTGCGTTCCGGCCATAAAAGCCGGCATCAACTTCATCCGGCTGGCGACGCCCACCACCGACGACAAGCGCCTGCCCAAGGTTTTGGAAAACACCTCCGGCTTCGTCTATTACGTGTCGATGACCGGCATCACCGGCTCGGCGCTGGCTGACACGTCCAAGGTCGCCGAGGCCGTTACCCGCATCAAGAGCCACACCGATCTGCCGGTCTGCGTCGGTTTCGGCGTGAAGACCGCCGAACAGGCACGGGTGATCGGCGCGTCGGCCGACGGCGTGGTGGTCGGCACCGCGATCGTCAATGCGGTCGCCAACGTCATCGGCCCCAGGGGCGAGATGACAGCCAACCCGGCCGAGGCGGTTGCCACGCTGGTCAATGGCCTGGCGCAGGGCGTTCGTTCCGCCCGCCTTGCTGCTGCCCAATAA
- the accD gene encoding acetyl-CoA carboxylase, carboxyltransferase subunit beta, whose product MNWITNYVRPKINSMLGRREMPENLWIKDPESGEMVFHKDLESNQFVIPSSGHHMKISARERLKFFFDNGAFETLENPKVATDPLKFRDEKRYVDRLKDAKAKTGLEDAILNALGTIEGLPVVATVQDFAFMGGSLGMAAGDAIIHAFETAVEKRRPMILFAASGGARMQEGILSLMQLPRTTVALDRLKEAGLPYVVVLTNPTTGGVTASYAMLGDVHIAEPGALIGFAGPRVIEQTIREKLPDGFQRAEYLMDHGMVDMVVSRLELKSTIARLLKILMMTPEASKPEKSEIVPAPVVVTTEARPQA is encoded by the coding sequence ATGAACTGGATAACCAATTACGTCCGCCCGAAGATCAACTCGATGCTCGGCCGGCGCGAAATGCCGGAAAATCTCTGGATCAAGGATCCCGAGAGCGGCGAGATGGTCTTTCACAAGGACCTCGAGAGCAACCAGTTCGTCATCCCGTCCTCCGGCCATCACATGAAGATTTCGGCGCGCGAGCGGCTGAAATTCTTCTTTGACAATGGTGCCTTCGAGACGCTGGAAAACCCGAAGGTCGCCACCGACCCGCTGAAATTCCGTGACGAAAAGCGCTATGTCGACCGGCTCAAGGACGCCAAGGCCAAGACCGGCCTGGAAGACGCGATCCTGAATGCGCTCGGAACCATTGAGGGATTGCCCGTGGTCGCCACCGTGCAGGATTTCGCCTTCATGGGCGGCTCGCTCGGCATGGCTGCCGGCGATGCGATCATCCATGCCTTCGAGACGGCAGTCGAAAAGCGCCGCCCGATGATCCTGTTTGCCGCTTCCGGTGGCGCGCGCATGCAGGAAGGCATCCTGTCGCTGATGCAACTGCCGCGCACGACCGTCGCGCTCGACCGGCTGAAGGAAGCGGGCCTGCCCTATGTCGTCGTGCTGACCAACCCGACGACCGGCGGCGTCACGGCGTCCTATGCGATGCTGGGCGACGTTCACATTGCCGAGCCGGGCGCGCTGATCGGCTTTGCCGGCCCGCGCGTCATCGAGCAGACCATCCGCGAAAAGCTGCCGGACGGCTTCCAGCGCGCCGAGTATCTGATGGATCACGGCATGGTCGACATGGTCGTCTCGCGGCTGGAGTTGAAATCGACCATCGCCCGCCTGCTCAAAATCCTGATGATGACGCCGGAGGCATCCAAGCCGGAAAAGTCGGAAATCGTGCCGGCACCCGTCGTCGTGACGACTGAGGCGCGTCCTCAGGCCTGA
- a CDS encoding folylpolyglutamate synthase/dihydrofolate synthase family protein: MSTLLADREIERLMTLHPKGFDLSLDRVSRLLGRLGNPQDRLPPVIHIAGTNGKGSAAAFSRALLEAAGYRVHVHTSPHLVHWHERYRLAADGGGKFVSDDVLADTITRVAEANRGETITVFEILTAVTFLLFAEHPADAAIIEVGLGGRFDATNVIRKPAVSLIMPVSLDHEAYLGDRVELIAAEKAGIIKPGCPVVVGAQENGTAQDVIMETADRLGCPVQVYGQEFLAAEEHGRLIYQDQTGLMDLSPPRLPGRHQYANAAAAIAAVKTAGFEISEASANKAMTTVSWPGRMQRLTQGALVDLAPPGADIWLDGGHNPGAGVVIAEALAEQEEKLARPLFLICGMINTKDQTGYFRAFHGIARHVYTVPVSLSEAGVPNGELAARANEAGLSAEPVSSVANALMLLRDTWGEKEAPPRILIGGSLYLAGAVLAENGTPPV, translated from the coding sequence ATGTCCACTCTGCTCGCCGATCGCGAAATCGAGCGCCTGATGACGCTGCACCCGAAAGGCTTCGACCTTTCGCTGGACCGGGTTTCGCGCCTGCTCGGCCGTCTCGGCAACCCGCAGGACAGGCTGCCGCCGGTGATCCATATCGCCGGCACCAACGGCAAGGGCTCGGCGGCAGCCTTCTCGCGCGCCCTGCTCGAGGCGGCGGGCTATCGCGTGCATGTCCATACCTCGCCGCATCTGGTTCACTGGCACGAGCGCTACCGGCTGGCGGCAGATGGCGGCGGAAAGTTCGTTTCCGACGATGTGCTGGCCGACACCATCACGCGCGTCGCCGAGGCCAATCGCGGCGAGACCATCACCGTCTTCGAGATTTTGACGGCGGTTACCTTCCTTCTGTTCGCCGAGCACCCGGCCGACGCCGCGATCATCGAAGTCGGGCTCGGTGGCCGCTTCGACGCGACGAATGTCATCCGCAAGCCGGCGGTTTCCCTGATCATGCCGGTGTCGCTCGATCACGAAGCCTATCTCGGCGATCGGGTCGAGCTCATCGCCGCCGAAAAGGCCGGCATCATCAAGCCGGGCTGCCCGGTGGTTGTCGGTGCGCAGGAGAACGGCACCGCGCAGGACGTGATCATGGAGACGGCGGATCGCCTGGGCTGTCCGGTGCAGGTCTACGGCCAGGAGTTCCTTGCCGCCGAAGAGCATGGCCGTTTGATCTACCAGGACCAGACCGGCCTGATGGATCTTTCGCCGCCGCGCCTGCCGGGCCGCCATCAATACGCCAACGCGGCCGCCGCAATCGCTGCGGTCAAGACGGCCGGTTTCGAGATCAGCGAAGCATCGGCCAACAAGGCGATGACCACCGTGTCGTGGCCCGGCCGCATGCAGCGGCTGACGCAGGGCGCGCTTGTCGACCTGGCGCCACCCGGTGCCGATATCTGGCTCGACGGCGGCCACAATCCCGGCGCGGGCGTGGTGATCGCCGAAGCGCTGGCCGAGCAGGAAGAAAAGCTTGCGCGGCCGCTGTTCCTCATCTGCGGCATGATCAACACCAAGGACCAGACCGGCTATTTCCGCGCCTTCCACGGCATCGCCCGTCATGTCTACACGGTGCCGGTGAGCCTCAGCGAAGCGGGCGTGCCGAATGGCGAACTCGCCGCCCGCGCCAACGAGGCCGGGCTTTCAGCGGAGCCGGTCAGCTCCGTTGCCAACGCACTGATGCTGCTGCGCGACACCTGGGGCGAAAAGGAAGCACCACCTCGCATCCTGATCGGCGGTTCGCTTTATCTGGCGGGAGCGGTGCTTGCGGAGAACGGCACGCCGCCGGTGTGA
- a CDS encoding cupin domain-containing protein yields MSGTAKPTVFVDNERVIVTEWRFAPGANTGWHRHGHDYVVVPLMDGKVKLLTRDGESFAEMKQGVPYFRSEGVEHDVINANDGEYAFIEIELK; encoded by the coding sequence ATGTCCGGAACAGCCAAGCCAACCGTCTTCGTCGACAATGAGCGCGTCATCGTCACCGAATGGCGCTTTGCGCCGGGCGCCAATACCGGCTGGCACCGTCATGGCCACGACTACGTCGTCGTGCCGCTGATGGACGGCAAGGTGAAACTGCTCACCAGGGACGGAGAGTCTTTCGCCGAGATGAAACAGGGCGTCCCCTATTTCCGCTCCGAAGGCGTCGAGCACGACGTCATCAACGCCAATGACGGCGAATATGCCTTCATCGAGATCGAGCTGAAATAG
- the trxA gene encoding thioredoxin, protein MATVKVDKSNFQSDVLDASGPVVVDFWAEWCGPCKMIGPSLEEISTELAGKVKITKLNIDENPEIAAQFGVRSIPTLMIFKGGEVADIKVGALPKTALSHWIGGNVA, encoded by the coding sequence ATGGCCACAGTCAAGGTCGACAAGAGCAATTTTCAGTCTGACGTGCTGGACGCTTCGGGTCCCGTCGTCGTCGATTTCTGGGCAGAATGGTGCGGCCCCTGCAAGATGATCGGCCCGTCGCTCGAGGAAATTTCGACCGAATTGGCCGGCAAGGTGAAGATCACCAAGCTCAATATCGACGAGAATCCGGAAATTGCTGCCCAGTTCGGCGTCCGCTCCATCCCGACTCTGATGATCTTCAAGGGCGGTGAAGTGGCCGACATCAAGGTCGGCGCGCTGCCCAAGACGGCACTTTCGCACTGGATCGGCGGCAACGTCGCCTGA
- the addA gene encoding double-strand break repair helicase AddA, translated as MKKTYPVPAETSDRQARASDPQNSAWVSANAGSGKTHVLSQRVIRLLLEGTDPSKILCLTYTRAAAANMSNRVFGNLSKWTMLGDAALRAEIEKIDNKAPNAEKLRRARRLFAQALETPGGLKIQTIHAFCESVLHQFPLEANIAAHFQMLDPLMEETLFATARREMVTGAVASDNPELGEAFAMVLERGGEAGLDALLGEIVRKRDGLRDFIDAAAHDTVPYAMLFAEFGFSPEDTAEDIAASIWPLPGFSADYFTEFANQAAAVDARRALDSIIPDVILAFAEPDPVARLKLLAKGFLKSDGDSYDPVKTFKKALHDRMPDLAERYAAAAAAIIETSDRLATFRMLEGTRAALTIADWLIARYERLKTGRGFLDFNDLITRTVRLLARQDAGPWVQYKLDKGIDHILLDEAQDTSPDQWEVVKRLAEEFFAGFGARDNVHRTVFAVGDEKQSIYSFQGAAPESFARSGQEFSQKIRAANRSFEPVKLTLSFRSTEDVLQAVDRVFASDEAKRGITLDPGPVQHNAIRAGAPGYVEVWPSVGADAAEEPDDWTQAVDHAHAPAVRVAENVAATIQNWIRSGEIIEGTGKKLSAGDVIVLVRKRDRFVHALARSLKNRNISVAGADRLSLPGHIAVKDLMALGRFMIQPEDDLSLAAVLKSPIFQLGEDTLFDLAAGRAGGLSLYASLRQLAENSQQLAETVKRLTEWSTQSAFRPVFEFYSGILGRDGVRRKMVARLGQDAGDILDEFLNFCLAEERTGLPGLESFLATLESAGPEIKREMDQTRDEVRIMTVHAAKGLEAPVVFLVDGGAAPFSDQHLPRLMPFQPKGEELRHVKAFLWRSGSDVANLFSQAAGGEAKERADDEYRRLLYVGMTRAEDRLIVCGYHGKRAQNAATWHALVTRALVGIEHSEERKHPVIDDTVHRFRVTPFTTAQAAAETPETPVLSSSPMPPHLLKPLPPVERLPRPLSPSGASALIEETKEPVVSDRSPVLDPEIEPGFAIARGLALHKLLQMLPDIPLTERNAAALRYLERIAAGWPEQERHAALASVQDILASPDFAPLFGAGSRAEVSIMGSVTVRGKPRSVSGKIDRLAVTADEVFIVDYKTNRPAPALFSDVPLSYVTQLALYRALLQPLYPRHKVSAALLFTEAPNLMRIPETAMDDALVRLTQA; from the coding sequence ATGAAAAAGACCTATCCCGTCCCCGCCGAGACATCTGACCGGCAGGCGCGAGCCTCCGACCCGCAGAATTCCGCCTGGGTGTCGGCCAATGCCGGCTCAGGCAAGACGCATGTGCTGTCCCAGCGCGTCATCCGCCTTCTGCTGGAAGGCACGGACCCATCCAAAATCCTCTGCCTGACCTATACGCGCGCCGCCGCCGCCAATATGTCGAACCGCGTCTTCGGCAATCTGTCGAAATGGACCATGCTCGGCGACGCGGCCTTGCGGGCGGAGATCGAGAAGATCGACAACAAGGCGCCCAATGCCGAAAAGCTGCGCCGGGCGCGGCGGCTTTTCGCGCAGGCGCTGGAAACGCCGGGCGGCCTGAAGATCCAGACCATCCATGCTTTCTGCGAATCCGTGCTGCATCAGTTTCCGCTGGAAGCCAACATCGCAGCACACTTCCAGATGCTCGACCCGCTGATGGAAGAAACGCTGTTTGCCACCGCACGGCGCGAGATGGTGACGGGCGCGGTCGCATCCGACAATCCCGAACTCGGCGAGGCCTTCGCCATGGTGCTGGAGCGTGGCGGCGAAGCCGGGCTCGACGCGTTGCTCGGCGAGATCGTGCGCAAGCGCGACGGCTTGCGCGATTTCATCGATGCCGCAGCACACGACACCGTGCCCTATGCCATGCTGTTTGCCGAATTCGGCTTCTCCCCGGAGGACACGGCGGAAGACATTGCCGCCTCGATCTGGCCGCTGCCGGGCTTTTCAGCCGACTACTTCACCGAGTTCGCCAATCAGGCCGCCGCCGTCGATGCCCGCCGCGCGCTGGACAGCATCATTCCGGATGTGATCCTGGCTTTTGCCGAACCCGACCCGGTCGCCCGGCTGAAACTGCTGGCGAAAGGCTTTTTGAAGTCGGATGGCGATTCCTACGACCCGGTCAAGACGTTCAAGAAAGCGCTGCACGACCGCATGCCCGACCTTGCGGAGCGCTATGCCGCTGCTGCCGCTGCGATCATCGAGACGTCCGATCGCCTTGCCACCTTCCGCATGCTGGAAGGCACGCGCGCAGCCCTCACCATCGCCGACTGGCTGATCGCCCGCTACGAGCGGCTGAAGACCGGGCGCGGCTTTCTCGATTTCAACGATCTCATCACCCGCACCGTGCGCCTGCTGGCCAGGCAGGATGCCGGCCCATGGGTGCAATACAAGCTCGACAAGGGCATAGACCATATCCTGCTCGACGAGGCGCAGGACACCAGCCCCGACCAGTGGGAAGTGGTGAAGCGGCTGGCCGAGGAATTCTTTGCCGGCTTCGGTGCGCGCGACAACGTCCACCGCACGGTCTTTGCCGTCGGCGACGAAAAGCAGTCGATCTATTCCTTCCAGGGCGCAGCGCCCGAATCCTTTGCCCGCAGCGGCCAGGAATTTTCGCAGAAGATCCGCGCCGCCAACCGCAGCTTCGAGCCGGTCAAGCTGACGCTGTCCTTCCGCTCCACCGAAGACGTGCTGCAGGCCGTCGACCGGGTCTTTGCCAGCGACGAGGCGAAACGCGGCATCACGCTCGATCCCGGCCCGGTCCAGCACAACGCCATCCGCGCCGGCGCGCCCGGCTATGTCGAGGTCTGGCCTTCGGTCGGGGCCGATGCGGCGGAAGAGCCGGACGACTGGACGCAGGCCGTCGACCATGCCCATGCCCCTGCCGTGCGCGTTGCCGAAAATGTCGCTGCGACCATCCAGAACTGGATACGCTCGGGCGAGATCATCGAAGGCACCGGAAAAAAACTCAGCGCCGGCGACGTCATCGTGCTGGTGCGCAAGCGCGACCGTTTCGTCCATGCGCTGGCCCGCAGCCTGAAGAACCGCAACATTTCGGTCGCCGGCGCCGACCGCCTGAGCCTGCCCGGCCATATCGCGGTCAAGGATCTGATGGCGCTTGGCCGTTTCATGATCCAGCCGGAGGATGACCTGTCGCTGGCGGCGGTGCTGAAAAGCCCGATCTTCCAGCTCGGCGAAGACACGCTTTTCGATCTTGCCGCCGGTCGCGCCGGCGGGCTGTCCCTATATGCATCGCTCCGGCAACTGGCCGAAAATTCTCAGCAATTGGCCGAGACCGTAAAACGCCTCACCGAATGGTCGACGCAATCGGCCTTCAGGCCGGTGTTCGAGTTCTATTCCGGCATTCTCGGCCGCGACGGCGTGCGCAGGAAGATGGTCGCGCGCCTCGGCCAGGACGCCGGCGATATCCTCGACGAATTCCTGAATTTCTGTCTTGCTGAGGAACGCACGGGCCTTCCCGGCCTCGAATCCTTCCTCGCAACGCTCGAAAGCGCCGGTCCTGAGATCAAGCGCGAGATGGACCAGACGCGCGACGAAGTCCGCATCATGACCGTCCACGCAGCCAAGGGGCTCGAAGCGCCGGTCGTGTTCCTTGTCGATGGCGGGGCCGCCCCCTTCAGCGACCAGCATTTGCCGCGGCTGATGCCGTTCCAGCCGAAGGGCGAGGAATTGCGGCACGTCAAAGCTTTCCTCTGGCGCTCGGGCAGCGACGTCGCCAACCTGTTCTCGCAGGCTGCGGGCGGCGAGGCGAAGGAGCGCGCCGACGACGAATATCGCCGGTTGCTCTATGTCGGCATGACGCGCGCCGAGGACCGCCTGATCGTCTGTGGCTATCACGGCAAGCGCGCGCAGAACGCCGCGACATGGCATGCTCTCGTGACCCGGGCGCTGGTCGGCATCGAGCACAGCGAGGAACGCAAGCACCCGGTCATCGACGATACGGTGCACCGTTTTCGCGTCACGCCGTTCACCACCGCGCAGGCCGCCGCCGAGACGCCCGAAACGCCGGTGCTGTCATCCTCGCCGATGCCGCCGCATCTGCTGAAGCCGCTGCCGCCCGTGGAACGCCTGCCGCGCCCTCTGTCCCCGTCCGGCGCCTCGGCGCTGATCGAGGAAACGAAGGAACCGGTCGTGTCGGACCGCTCGCCGGTGCTCGATCCCGAGATCGAGCCGGGTTTCGCCATTGCCCGCGGCCTGGCGCTGCACAAGCTGCTCCAGATGCTGCCGGATATTCCCCTGACGGAAAGGAACGCCGCTGCATTGCGCTATCTCGAGCGCATCGCCGCAGGCTGGCCGGAGCAGGAGCGTCACGCCGCACTCGCCTCGGTGCAGGACATTCTGGCATCTCCGGATTTCGCGCCCCTGTTCGGGGCGGGCTCGCGCGCGGAAGTGTCGATCATGGGCAGCGTCACGGTTCGCGGCAAGCCACGCTCGGTTTCGGGCAAGATCGACCGGCTGGCCGTCACCGCCGACGAGGTCTTCATCGTCGACTACAAGACCAACCGGCCGGCCCCCGCGTTGTTCAGTGATGTTCCGCTGTCCTATGTCACGCAACTCGCACTCTACCGTGCATTGCTCCAGCCGCTTTATCCGCGCCACAAGGTTTCGGCGGCCCTTCTGTTTACGGAGGCGCCCAACCTGATGCGGATTCCCGAAACCGCGATGGACGATGCCCTTGTCCGACTCACACAGGCGTGA
- the addB gene encoding double-strand break repair protein AddB, producing the protein MSLRSTPRVLSIPPGAAFLPTLADELLAGRLIPGFRFDGDPLALADVTIYVPTRRAARELRGVFVDSSGGRAAILPTIRPLGEFDEDEALFNPEGSASLDLAPPIASIDRLLLLAPLVRSWKRRLPAHVASLFEEEIVVPASSADAVWLARDLAGLMDEIETEGSEWSRLRDLVSGDLANWWQVTLDFLEIVMTSWPAVLAERDLSNPAAHRSALIRLEAERLRLDPPQGPIIAAGSTGSIPATAELLSAIARLPRGAVVLPGLDKRMDERSWSVIAGDAPQPSVLGHPQYGLAKLLRKLGVLRADVDEIGTVKPDLAQRASFVGQALLPAETTDDWADHRQRISEESLTGAFADVTLLEAASERDEAVAIAIALRRAIEAPDSTAALVTGDRNLARRVSAELLRFGIQADDSGGTPLSNTPPGAFLRLMLQAAFNPGDPVAVLSLLKHPLLSLGIERSTVRHAAETIELVALRGGTGRPDVASLGALFEKRLEALADEGRKPFWFSRMTVRRIDEARAMLARLHDALAPLVAFRNDQTVELAAIIRATVTAMEALGRGADGSLTELYAGDAGEKLAELLRGLVAASAPFSFPAEEWPDIMDALVAPEVVKPAYGSDSRVSIWGALEARLLSVDTLVVGGLNEGVWPRKAQADRFMSRIMKTGIDLEPPERRIGQSAHDFEMAMGASKVILARSARSGDAPAVPSRWLQRILTFAGAEQAQAMRARGNELLGWARALDGGPQIPFAERPQPKPPLEARPHHFSVTEIETLRRDPYAIYARRILGLMPLDPLVRDPGAAERGTLFHAIMHRFSASSVDPRDGSALDVLLDAGRTCFIEALLPADVHAIWWPRFEKLAENIISWERTRAPSVNTRHAEERAEKTVVGASGVTLSGYADRVDVLPAGMADILDYKTGSSPSKAQAHTLLAPQLALEGALLKRGAFRELGRLEPSQLAFVRFKPNGEVFEESILEYNRKPRTAGDLSEEAWHRLEELLKHYGRLETGYLSRALPFREGETDGDYDHLARVLEWSAGGDGADNGGDDA; encoded by the coding sequence ATGAGTCTACGCTCGACGCCGCGGGTCTTGTCGATCCCGCCCGGTGCCGCCTTTCTGCCGACGCTTGCCGATGAACTGCTTGCCGGCCGGCTGATCCCTGGGTTTCGTTTCGACGGCGACCCGCTGGCCCTTGCCGATGTCACGATCTATGTGCCGACGCGGCGTGCCGCGCGCGAGCTGCGCGGCGTTTTCGTCGACAGCTCCGGCGGTCGCGCGGCCATCCTGCCGACCATTCGCCCGCTTGGCGAATTCGACGAGGATGAGGCGCTGTTCAATCCGGAAGGCTCTGCCAGCCTTGATCTGGCGCCGCCGATCGCGTCGATCGATCGCCTGCTTCTGCTGGCGCCATTGGTCCGCAGCTGGAAGCGGCGCCTGCCGGCCCATGTCGCCAGCCTTTTCGAGGAAGAGATCGTTGTGCCTGCCTCCTCGGCCGACGCCGTCTGGCTTGCCCGCGATCTGGCCGGCCTGATGGATGAGATCGAAACCGAAGGTTCCGAGTGGTCGCGGCTGCGCGATCTGGTTTCCGGCGACCTCGCCAATTGGTGGCAGGTGACGCTGGATTTCCTCGAAATCGTCATGACCAGCTGGCCGGCCGTGCTGGCCGAGCGCGACCTGTCAAATCCTGCCGCCCATCGCAGCGCCCTGATCCGGCTAGAGGCCGAGCGGCTTAGGCTCGACCCGCCACAGGGGCCGATCATCGCCGCCGGCTCCACCGGTTCCATTCCGGCCACCGCCGAGTTGCTGTCGGCCATCGCCCGCCTGCCGCGTGGTGCGGTCGTGCTGCCGGGCCTCGACAAGCGCATGGACGAGCGCTCCTGGTCGGTGATTGCGGGCGATGCGCCGCAACCTTCCGTGCTCGGTCACCCGCAATACGGCCTGGCCAAGCTGCTGCGAAAACTCGGCGTCCTGCGCGCCGATGTCGACGAGATCGGCACCGTCAAACCTGATCTTGCGCAGCGCGCCTCATTCGTCGGGCAAGCCCTGCTGCCGGCCGAAACCACCGACGATTGGGCGGACCATCGGCAAAGAATATCGGAGGAAAGCCTGACGGGCGCATTCGCCGATGTGACGCTGCTGGAAGCCGCCAGCGAGCGCGACGAAGCCGTCGCGATCGCCATCGCATTGCGCCGCGCGATCGAGGCGCCGGACAGCACCGCCGCCTTGGTGACAGGCGACCGCAATCTGGCGCGCCGCGTCTCGGCCGAGCTGCTGCGTTTCGGCATCCAGGCCGATGATTCCGGCGGCACGCCGCTTTCCAATACGCCGCCCGGCGCTTTCCTGCGTCTCATGTTGCAGGCGGCGTTCAATCCCGGCGATCCGGTGGCGGTCCTGTCGCTGCTCAAGCACCCCTTGCTCTCGCTCGGCATCGAGCGTTCCACGGTGCGCCATGCTGCGGAGACGATCGAGCTGGTGGCGCTGCGCGGCGGTACCGGCCGGCCGGATGTCGCCAGCCTCGGCGCGCTTTTCGAAAAGCGGCTTGAAGCGCTGGCCGACGAGGGCCGCAAACCGTTCTGGTTTTCGCGCATGACGGTCAGACGCATCGATGAAGCGCGGGCGATGCTTGCACGCCTTCACGATGCGCTGGCGCCTCTGGTTGCCTTCCGCAACGACCAGACGGTCGAACTTGCCGCCATCATCCGCGCGACGGTCACGGCTATGGAAGCCCTCGGGCGAGGCGCAGACGGTAGCCTCACCGAGCTCTATGCCGGCGACGCCGGCGAAAAGCTGGCCGAACTCCTGCGCGGGCTCGTGGCGGCGAGTGCGCCCTTCTCCTTCCCGGCTGAGGAATGGCCCGACATCATGGACGCGCTGGTCGCGCCGGAAGTGGTCAAGCCGGCCTATGGTAGCGACAGCCGCGTCTCGATCTGGGGCGCGCTGGAAGCCCGCCTCCTGTCCGTCGATACGCTGGTGGTCGGCGGCCTGAACGAAGGCGTGTGGCCGCGCAAGGCCCAGGCCGACCGTTTCATGTCGCGCATCATGAAGACCGGCATCGACCTCGAGCCGCCGGAGCGCCGGATCGGCCAGTCGGCGCATGATTTCGAAATGGCGATGGGTGCCAGCAAGGTCATCCTCGCCCGCTCTGCCCGCTCGGGCGATGCGCCGGCGGTTCCGTCGCGCTGGCTTCAGCGCATCCTCACCTTTGCCGGGGCCGAGCAGGCGCAAGCCATGCGCGCGCGCGGCAACGAACTGCTCGGCTGGGCAAGGGCGCTGGATGGCGGGCCGCAAATTCCTTTCGCCGAGCGCCCGCAGCCCAAGCCGCCGCTCGAGGCGCGGCCGCACCATTTCTCCGTCACCGAGATCGAGACCTTGCGCCGCGATCCCTATGCGATCTACGCCCGCCGCATCCTCGGCCTGATGCCGCTCGATCCGCTGGTGCGCGACCCCGGTGCGGCCGAGCGCGGTACCCTGTTCCACGCCATCATGCATCGCTTTTCGGCATCTAGCGTCGATCCGCGCGATGGTTCGGCGCTCGATGTCCTGCTCGACGCCGGCCGCACCTGTTTTATAGAGGCTCTTTTGCCGGCTGACGTTCATGCGATCTGGTGGCCGCGCTTCGAAAAGCTGGCCGAAAACATCATCTCCTGGGAGCGCACGCGCGCGCCCTCGGTGAACACCCGCCACGCCGAGGAGCGCGCCGAAAAGACCGTCGTCGGCGCTTCGGGCGTAACTCTCTCGGGCTATGCCGACCGCGTCGATGTGCTGCCCGCAGGCATGGCCGACATTCTCGACTACAAGACCGGCTCGTCGCCGTCCAAGGCGCAGGCGCATACGCTGCTTGCACCCCAGCTGGCGCTGGAAGGCGCGCTACTGAAGCGCGGCGCATTCCGCGAACTCGGCCGGCTGGAGCCTTCGCAACTGGCCTTCGTCCGCTTCAAGCCCAATGGCGAGGTCTTCGAGGAATCGATCCTCGAATACAACCGCAAGCCACGCACGGCCGGCGATCTCTCGGAAGAAGCCTGGCACCGGCTCGAGGAACTGCTCAAGCATTATGGCCGGCTCGAAACGGGCTACCTGTCGCGCGCGCTGCCTTTCCGCGAAGGCGAGACGGACGGCGACTACGACCATCTCGCCCGCGTCCTCGAATGGTCAGCCGGCGGTGACGGCGCTGACAATGGCGGCGACGACGCATGA